The following proteins come from a genomic window of Methanosarcina sp. MTP4:
- a CDS encoding AIR synthase-related protein has translation MDIEGYAKRSLRQDPENENGLKAQLAERILEIKKLSPEGAREIASAVISEARATLNVKGEVLSSTVSGVSMGEFGVGSRGTGDFYVHSKLGEVIGQTGAVVDSSQLDDSGVVRIGNEYLVLTIDGIHSRLSDFPFLSGFHVARAALRDIYSMGSRPLAMLSDIHVADDGDVAKIFDHIAGITTVSELTGIPLITGSTLRIGGDMVIGDRMTGGVGAVGVTSSLTSRNQTEVGDLVLMTEGAGGGTISTTALYYGMHDVVDETINIRFLEACEAVLESGLHVNVHSMTDVTNGGIRGDAREISKTAGVKLVFEESKMRALVNPKVLSMLETLKIDYLGVSLDALLVIAPPEYADQILETVRAAGVAIDIIGHVEEGTGAEVIIDGERRDFAPRFRESAYTPVKKVHGEENPRGFEEMRAAIDRSAAEAIEKKQKVLEKIRKEKKN, from the coding sequence ATGGACATAGAAGGCTACGCAAAACGGTCACTCAGGCAGGATCCTGAAAATGAAAACGGGCTTAAGGCACAGCTTGCTGAAAGAATTCTCGAGATAAAGAAGCTAAGCCCGGAAGGCGCCCGGGAGATTGCGTCGGCGGTGATTTCCGAAGCTAGGGCGACTCTAAACGTGAAGGGTGAGGTCTTGAGCTCCACTGTCTCGGGGGTTTCCATGGGTGAATTCGGGGTAGGTTCCAGGGGGACCGGAGACTTCTACGTGCACTCCAAGCTCGGGGAGGTCATAGGCCAAACAGGGGCTGTGGTGGACAGTTCCCAGCTTGATGATTCCGGGGTTGTACGGATAGGCAATGAATATTTGGTGTTGACCATCGACGGTATCCATTCCCGCTTAAGCGACTTTCCCTTCCTTTCCGGTTTCCACGTAGCCAGGGCTGCCCTCCGGGACATTTATTCCATGGGGTCTCGCCCCCTTGCGATGCTCTCCGATATCCATGTCGCAGACGACGGGGACGTTGCAAAGATCTTCGACCATATCGCAGGGATTACTACGGTTTCGGAACTTACCGGAATTCCCCTGATCACGGGAAGCACTCTCAGGATTGGCGGGGACATGGTCATAGGGGACCGCATGACCGGAGGCGTTGGGGCAGTTGGTGTGACTTCTTCCCTGACATCGCGGAACCAGACCGAAGTGGGTGACCTGGTCCTAATGACCGAAGGGGCAGGTGGCGGAACGATTTCCACAACTGCGCTTTACTACGGCATGCACGATGTTGTGGACGAAACCATCAACATCCGTTTCCTGGAAGCCTGCGAAGCCGTTCTTGAGTCCGGGCTCCATGTAAATGTCCATTCCATGACCGACGTAACCAATGGTGGGATCCGTGGGGATGCCCGGGAAATCTCAAAAACCGCAGGAGTAAAACTGGTTTTCGAAGAATCAAAAATGCGGGCCCTTGTGAACCCTAAGGTCCTCTCCATGCTCGAAACCCTGAAAATCGACTACCTCGGTGTGTCCCTGGATGCCCTGCTGGTCATCGCTCCCCCGGAATACGCAGACCAAATCCTCGAGACTGTCCGGGCCGCAGGCGTTGCGATCGACATCATAGGCCATGTGGAAGAAGGTACCGGAGCCGAAGTAATTATTGATGGGGAACGCAGGGACTTTGCCCCGCGCTTCAGGGAATCCGCCTACACCCCGGTTAAAAAAGTCCACGGGGAAGAAAATCCCAGGGGCTTTGAGGAGATGAGGGCGGCAATCGACAGGTCCGCAGCCGAAGCCATTGAGAAAAAGCAGAAGGTTCTGGAGAAAATAAGGAAAGAAAAGAAAAACTAA
- the hisH gene encoding imidazole glycerol phosphate synthase subunit HisH → MKRIVILDYGIGNLRSVQKGLEHAGANPVISGEPEEILAADGVILPGVGAFVDAMRCLLPLKEIVYEYAKSGKPMLGICLGQQLLMSTSEEGQLTDGLALVPGKVIRFPKSELKVPHIGWNNIKITQDHPLFKGISDRAFVYFVHSYYVDTDPEHTLAACEYGLEFAASVVNSEGNVMGTQFHPEKSGDVGLHILKNFVSMC, encoded by the coding sequence ATGAAGAGAATCGTGATTCTCGATTATGGGATCGGAAATCTCCGGAGTGTTCAAAAGGGGCTCGAACACGCAGGAGCGAATCCCGTAATCTCGGGGGAACCTGAAGAGATTCTTGCCGCTGACGGAGTGATTCTTCCGGGTGTTGGCGCTTTTGTGGACGCCATGAGGTGCCTGCTTCCCCTCAAAGAGATCGTTTACGAGTATGCAAAATCCGGGAAACCGATGCTAGGGATCTGCCTCGGACAGCAGCTTCTTATGAGCACATCCGAGGAAGGGCAGCTGACCGATGGGCTCGCCCTGGTCCCCGGGAAGGTCATTCGCTTTCCGAAATCCGAGCTTAAAGTGCCCCATATTGGCTGGAACAATATAAAGATCACACAGGACCACCCCCTTTTCAAGGGAATCTCCGACAGGGCTTTCGTGTATTTCGTCCACTCCTATTACGTGGACACTGACCCGGAGCATACCCTTGCGGCATGTGAGTACGGGCTGGAATTTGCAGCTTCGGTCGTAAACTCGGAGGGCAACGTCATGGGGACGCAGTTCCATCCTGAAAAAAGTGGAGATGTTGGACTGCATATACTGAAAAACTTTGTCAGTATGTGTTGA
- a CDS encoding Ig-like domain-containing protein: MRRIRFLRNDERAMELPINIVVMLVVGMVALATLISIIPTPTKEMSVFIEGAALGEEDLQAGNSIIVSADVAETPFGVTVKIKATDQDGNPVRDANVVLTGLGGAASNNTDINGVTVLTTPEGAMPRLDPNQNEGTMDLKILADGFYDYEKQDAIMIIKTRVT, encoded by the coding sequence ATGAGACGAATCCGGTTTTTAAGAAATGACGAAAGAGCTATGGAACTCCCGATCAATATTGTGGTGATGCTGGTCGTGGGGATGGTTGCCCTTGCCACACTTATTTCAATAATACCGACTCCGACAAAAGAGATGTCGGTTTTTATTGAAGGAGCAGCCCTGGGAGAAGAAGACCTTCAGGCAGGAAATTCGATAATAGTAAGCGCAGACGTTGCAGAAACTCCTTTCGGCGTAACGGTAAAGATCAAGGCGACAGACCAGGACGGTAACCCAGTGAGAGACGCAAATGTGGTGCTGACAGGCCTCGGAGGTGCGGCATCGAATAACACGGACATCAACGGAGTCACGGTCCTGACAACGCCGGAGGGGGCAATGCCCAGGCTTGACCCGAACCAGAATGAGGGGACTATGGACCTGAAGATCCTGGCAGACGGCTTTTACGACTACGAGAAACAGGACGCCATTATGATCATAAAGACCCGGGTGACCTGA
- a CDS encoding carboxypeptidase-like regulatory domain-containing protein yields MQPRKLTENEEGTVGLPIRIVVLSIVGFIGFYAILSAISSAPSPPEPLYAQANVSAVFLPSGEENNTETNLTLLVTALDGESQRVGGANVILRSPDRNRAYSGVTDAEGKVIIELKNPELPPGKSEGYISLKAMKTGYQDYVNDYFVKVTRS; encoded by the coding sequence ATGCAACCCCGGAAATTAACTGAGAATGAAGAAGGGACCGTTGGGCTCCCGATAAGAATTGTGGTCCTTTCGATCGTGGGCTTCATAGGGTTTTATGCGATCCTCTCAGCCATCTCAAGCGCTCCCTCGCCGCCCGAACCCCTGTATGCGCAAGCAAACGTGAGCGCTGTTTTCCTCCCTTCCGGAGAAGAAAACAACACGGAAACAAATCTGACCCTCCTTGTCACGGCACTTGACGGGGAGAGCCAGAGGGTAGGGGGAGCTAATGTGATTCTCCGGAGCCCCGATCGCAACCGGGCATACTCCGGCGTCACGGACGCGGAAGGAAAAGTTATAATAGAGCTAAAAAATCCGGAGCTTCCCCCGGGAAAATCCGAAGGGTACATTTCCCTGAAAGCCATGAAAACAGGGTATCAGGATTACGTAAACGACTATTTTGTAAAAGTGACCCGGAGTTGA